A region from the Dendropsophus ebraccatus isolate aDenEbr1 chromosome 1, aDenEbr1.pat, whole genome shotgun sequence genome encodes:
- the LOC138790635 gene encoding ganglioside GM2 activator-like has product MANLALCFLVAFAAVGQAVRMPWRLATELKSITWENCDSGDLPGTIKSLSITPDPVTMPGDVTVSLVLNTDVPLTSPLQIKITAEKELLGEWLTVPCVDKFGSCTYTDVCDLLDSFFKPGQQCPGPLATYGLPCHCPFKAGSYALPTTNFKIPNLSLPSWMADGSYRVTGVLTHNDKEIGCAKFTFTLSSTSSWWW; this is encoded by the exons ATGGCAAACCTAGCATTGTGCTTTCTGGTCGCTTTTGCAGCGGTCGGACAAGCTGTAAGGATGCCATGGAGATTGGCAACG GAACTGAAGAGTATTACATGGGAAAACTGTGATTCAGGAGATCTGCCTGGAACAATCAAGAGTCTTTCTATTACCCCCGACCCTGTCACTATGCCTGGAGATGTGACCGTCTCCCTGGTCCTGAACACTGATGTGCCCTTAACTTCTCCCCTCCAG ATCAAAATCACTGCTGAGAAAGAATTGCTGGGCGAGTGGCTGACCGTCCCCTGTGTCGATAAATTTGGCAGCTGCACCTACACTGATGTCTGTGATTTGCTGGACTCTTTCTTCAAGCCAGGACAGCAGTGTCCAGGGCCCCTGGCTACCTATGGCCTACCCTGTCACTGTCCCTTCAAGGCT GGTTCCTACGCTCTCCCAACCACCAATTTTAAGATCCCAAACCTGTCTCTCCCCTCCTGGATGGCTGATGGGAGCTACAGAGTAACCGGAGTTCTGACCCACAATGATAAGGAGATCGGATGTGCTAAGTTTACTTTCACTCTGTCATCTACCTCCTCCTGGTGGTGGTAA